A genomic segment from Glycine soja cultivar W05 chromosome 18, ASM419377v2, whole genome shotgun sequence encodes:
- the LOC114395439 gene encoding protein LAX PANICLE 2-like, which yields MTMVPSQNGKQQQNINRSAMNQVIEVEGGYNCLLGSDFVARRHIMAEAEESSRHNNNTNEEAEVGACGSISKEEEEEEDEEEANNNSNNNNNSNWLQLSIGLTSTKQERDTRTVVPTTTTTSSGLVELDLLPLRRSSEQQQQQPPPPAVFPVMASGRGGGSSSSLLFEQHHRTTSYSSSSSMSTMMSMASGPITSTFGHQEMMNWAFGPLLPQYSMPIMPSSSSFTPLPIPSSSSSSQTCYSSLRPHPLGSYFPTVPFHHHFPSSSSSGFDQYDVAAGPGPSSDNNVTVRVVDPPRRPHSGIWFMLQASPNQAREPFLPQIPKNYLRIKDGRMTVRLLLKYLVSKLRLESESEIEITCRGQQLLPFLTLQHVRDNIWSPRDTTTRPLLSDSSTTTDHVMVLHYGRTTN from the exons ATGACCATGGTTCCTTCTCAAAACGggaaacaacaacaaaacattaATAGGAGTGCTATGAACCAGGTTATTGAAGTTGAAGGAGGCTACAATTGCTTGTTAGGATCCGATTTTGTGGCGAGGAGGCACATCATGGCTGAGGCTGAAGAATCATCGAGACACAATAACAACACTAACGAGGAAGCTGAAGTTGGAGCTTGCGGTTCAATCTCaaaggaggaggaagaagaagaagatgaagaagaagcaaacaacaacagcaacaacaacaacaacagtaaCTGGCTTCAATTAAGCATAGGTTTGACAAGCACAAAACAAGAGCGTGATACTCGAACCGTtgttccaacaacaacaacaaccagtTCAGGGCTTGTTGAGTTAGACTTGCTTCCTTTACGGCGGAGCTCggagcagcagcagcagcagccgCCGCCACCGGCGGTTTTTCCAGTGATGGCTTCAGGGAGAGGAGgaggttcttcttcttctttgctttTTGAGCAGCATCATCGAACGACGTcgtattcatcttcttcttccatgtCGACGATGATGTCTATGGCCAGTGGTCCAATTACATCAACCTTTGGTCACCAAGAGATGATGAACTGGGCATTTGGTCCACTACTTCCTCAATATTCAATGCCTATTATGCCCTCTTCTTCATCTTTCACTCCTCttcctattccttcttcttcttcctcttctcaaACTTGTTACTCTTCTTTGAGGCCTCATCCCTTAGGATCTTACTTTCCCACAGTACCCTTTCATCATCActtcccttcttcttcctcttctggGTTTGATCAATATGACGTGGCAGCTGGGCCAGGACCAAGCTCCGATAATAATGTCACCGTTCGAGTTGTTGATCCTCCTAGAAGACCTCATTCTGGAATATGGTTTATGTTACAAGCCTCTCCAAACCA AGCGAGAGAACCATTCTTGCCACAAATACCTAAGAACTACCTTAGAATTAA AGACGGAAGGATGACAGTTCGGTTGCTATTGAAGTATCTGGTTAGCAAACTCAGACTGGAAAGCGAATCGGAG ATAGAGATAACATGCAGAGGGCAGCAACTTTTACCTTTCTTGACGTTGCAGCATGTGAGGGATAACATTTGGAGTCCGAGGGACACCACCACAAGACCTTTGCTTTCAGATTCCTCAACCACCACAGATCATGTCATGGTGCTCCATTACGGTAGAACCACAAACTGA
- the LOC114395291 gene encoding dirigent protein 24-like isoform X1, whose product MANIFLHNGGNTCKATLYLLFITTTFFIANSARILDEVESQPQAIGNLPAPGATNPSLTTAPVTTTPQIDPATTLPSGQTSAPTTISQQVGPATTLPSGQTPATAATMNPATTEDSGEEDDNQVEPPVPETEAPAAVTAPAEEETPAIPSAAPVTPNSLAKEPSFSFFMHDILGGSRPSARVVAGIVANTDVTGLPFSKLNNNLFPITGGIPLVNPKLNGIITNNNLPNLVGLSGAQSSTVFKNSGTSNTVTGGNNQPFVSAGNLPAGFTIQKLMFGSVTVIDDQLTEGHELDSAVIGKAQGFYLASSLDGSSQTILLTVLVHGGEHDQHHDVVDDSINFFGIHRTASSESEVAVIGGTGKYENARGYASLETLLKEDQHTTDGVDTILHFNVYLTE is encoded by the exons ATGGCCAACATTTTCCTACACAATGGGGGCAACACTTGCAAGGCTACCCTCTATCTCTTATTCATAACCACAACCTTTTTTATCGCAAACTCTGCAAGGATTCTAGATGAAGTGGAATCCCAACCCCAAGCCATAGGCAATCTACCAGCACCTGGAGCTACCAATCCTTCACTCACAACAGCTCCAGTCACCACCACACCACAGATAGATCCTGCCACCACTTTGCCAAGTGGCCAAACATCTGCACCCACCACCATATCACAG CAGGTAGGTCCTGCCACCACTTTGCCAAGTGGCCAAACACCTGCAACCGCCGCCACCATGAACCCTGCTACTACAGAAGACTCTGGAGAGGAAGATGATAACCAAGTAGAGCCACCAGTTCCAGAAACAGAAGCTCCAGCTGCTGTCACTGCACCGGCTGAAGAGGAAACTCCAGCTATCCCTAGTGCAGCTCCAGTGACACCAAACTCTTTGGCAAAAGagccatctttttctttcttcatgcATGACATCCTTGGAGGGTCACGTCCATCAGCAAGAGTGGTAGCAGGAATAGTAGCAAACACTGATGTCACTGGCCTACCATTCTCAAAGCTCAACAACAACCTCTTCCCAATCACTGGAGGAATTCCACTGGTAAACCCCAAGCTCAACGGCATCATAACCAACAACAATCTCCCAAACCTTGTAGGCCTCAGTGGTGCACAATCCTCCACTGTGTTCAAGAACAGTGGCACCAGCAACACTGTCACTGGTGGCAACAACCAACCATTTGTCTCAGCAGGTAACCTCCCTGCAGGATTCACCATCCAGAAGCTCATGTTCGGCTCGGTGACGGTGATCGACGACCAGCTAACTGAAGGGCACGAGCTTGATTCTGCTGTGATTGGAAAGGCACAAGGGTTCTACTTGGCAAGTTCATTGGATGGTAGCAGCCAGACCATTTTGTTGACAGTTTTGGTGCATGGTGGTGAGCATGATCAACATCATGATGTGGTGGATGACAGTATCAATTTCTTTGGGATTCATAGGACAGCTTCATCAGAATCTGAGGTAGCAGTGATTGGTGGGACTGGCAAGTATGAGAATGCTAGAGGGTATGCTTCACTTGAGACTCTTCTCAAGGAGGACCAGCACACCACTGATGGGGTGGACACCATCCTGCATTTCAATGTCTACCTCACTGAGTAG
- the LOC114395291 gene encoding dirigent protein 24-like isoform X2 → MANIFLHNGGNTCKATLYLLFITTTFFIANSARILDEVESQPQAIGNLPAPGATNPSLTTAPVTTTPQIDPATTLPSGQTSAPTTISQVGPATTLPSGQTPATAATMNPATTEDSGEEDDNQVEPPVPETEAPAAVTAPAEEETPAIPSAAPVTPNSLAKEPSFSFFMHDILGGSRPSARVVAGIVANTDVTGLPFSKLNNNLFPITGGIPLVNPKLNGIITNNNLPNLVGLSGAQSSTVFKNSGTSNTVTGGNNQPFVSAGNLPAGFTIQKLMFGSVTVIDDQLTEGHELDSAVIGKAQGFYLASSLDGSSQTILLTVLVHGGEHDQHHDVVDDSINFFGIHRTASSESEVAVIGGTGKYENARGYASLETLLKEDQHTTDGVDTILHFNVYLTE, encoded by the exons ATGGCCAACATTTTCCTACACAATGGGGGCAACACTTGCAAGGCTACCCTCTATCTCTTATTCATAACCACAACCTTTTTTATCGCAAACTCTGCAAGGATTCTAGATGAAGTGGAATCCCAACCCCAAGCCATAGGCAATCTACCAGCACCTGGAGCTACCAATCCTTCACTCACAACAGCTCCAGTCACCACCACACCACAGATAGATCCTGCCACCACTTTGCCAAGTGGCCAAACATCTGCACCCACCACCATATCACAG GTAGGTCCTGCCACCACTTTGCCAAGTGGCCAAACACCTGCAACCGCCGCCACCATGAACCCTGCTACTACAGAAGACTCTGGAGAGGAAGATGATAACCAAGTAGAGCCACCAGTTCCAGAAACAGAAGCTCCAGCTGCTGTCACTGCACCGGCTGAAGAGGAAACTCCAGCTATCCCTAGTGCAGCTCCAGTGACACCAAACTCTTTGGCAAAAGagccatctttttctttcttcatgcATGACATCCTTGGAGGGTCACGTCCATCAGCAAGAGTGGTAGCAGGAATAGTAGCAAACACTGATGTCACTGGCCTACCATTCTCAAAGCTCAACAACAACCTCTTCCCAATCACTGGAGGAATTCCACTGGTAAACCCCAAGCTCAACGGCATCATAACCAACAACAATCTCCCAAACCTTGTAGGCCTCAGTGGTGCACAATCCTCCACTGTGTTCAAGAACAGTGGCACCAGCAACACTGTCACTGGTGGCAACAACCAACCATTTGTCTCAGCAGGTAACCTCCCTGCAGGATTCACCATCCAGAAGCTCATGTTCGGCTCGGTGACGGTGATCGACGACCAGCTAACTGAAGGGCACGAGCTTGATTCTGCTGTGATTGGAAAGGCACAAGGGTTCTACTTGGCAAGTTCATTGGATGGTAGCAGCCAGACCATTTTGTTGACAGTTTTGGTGCATGGTGGTGAGCATGATCAACATCATGATGTGGTGGATGACAGTATCAATTTCTTTGGGATTCATAGGACAGCTTCATCAGAATCTGAGGTAGCAGTGATTGGTGGGACTGGCAAGTATGAGAATGCTAGAGGGTATGCTTCACTTGAGACTCTTCTCAAGGAGGACCAGCACACCACTGATGGGGTGGACACCATCCTGCATTTCAATGTCTACCTCACTGAGTAG